The genomic region ATTGAACCTGTTGAAAAAAAATTATAATTTTATTAAAATATAAAAAGCAAATTAAACTTTGCCGGGGTGACGGAACCGGTAGACGTAGGGGACTTAAAATCCCCTGGGGGAAACCCCGTGCGGGTTCGAGTCCCGCCCCCGGCATAAATTTTTTATGAGCTCAAGAAAAATTTTTACACTTAGAAATATTATTGCTGTAATACTTGCAGGAGCACTCGGTGATATAATGGGAGTTATCTTAAAATATTTTTTACCACAGTCTCCTGCAAGAGAAGCAATACTTTATAATGCCAAGGTTGGAATAGAAGAAATAAAATTAAATCTAATGATAATTAACTTAAAATTTGGATTTGTATTCACAATTAACCTATTAACCTTTGTCCTAATTTTCCTTATGATTTACTTACTCCAGAAAATTTGAGAGATACCTCTTTTATTTTACTCGGAGCAGGAAAAGGAAAAAGATTTGGAAAACCCAAAATCTCTTTAAAACTCAATAATAAACCACTTTACCTTTTTCTTATAAATAAACTTTCTAATTTAAAATTCATAGGTGAAATTATCCTTGTGTGTCCCAAACAGTTTGTAAAAGATATAAAGAAAGAAATTGAGAAAGAAAATTATAAATTAAAAATTAAAGTGGTAGAAGGTGGTAAAACAAGGTGTTTAAGTATGGAAAAGGGTGTTAAAAATGCCTCTTATAATTATGTTTTTATACATGACCTTGCCCGTCCCTTTTTTTCTTTAAAACTTTTAAGTAAAATGAGAGAAAAACTTTCTGAAAAAGAAATAATTGTTCCCTTTTATAATCCATCTGATACTGTTTTTTATGAAAATGAGAAAATTGAAAGAGAGAAGATTAAATTAATTCACACCCCACAGGCAACAAAAAAAGATTTAATTTTAAAAGCTCTTCAAAAAACTAAAAGAAGGGATTTCCCTGATGAAAGCACTCTTTTGAAAGAAGTTTTAAATATAAGTCCCTTTTTTATAAAAGATTCTTTTTTTAACTTTAAAATTACCTTTGATGAAGATCTGATAAATATGCAAGAATTCCTTAATTTATTTTCCTTTAAAATAGGTTTCGGGTTTGATTCCCATAAATTGGTAAAAGGTAAAGGTTCCCTCTATATAGGTGGTCTAAGTGTTAAAAGGGGAATTTTTGCTCTTGGACACTCTGATGGTGATGCTCTTATTCATTCCCTATGTGATGCTTTACTTGGTGTTTTGGGAAAAGGAGATATAGGCGATTTTTTTCCTGATAAAGATGAAAGATGGAAGGGTAAAAGTTCAAAAATCTTCTTAAAAAAAATAATGAATCTTTTTAAAAATGAGGGTTACGATATTATTAATGTAGATATAACTATACTTCTTGATGAGCCCAAATTGGGTGAAAAAAAGAAAAAGATAAGGGAAAACCTTGCAAAAATTATGAAGATTGAACCCGGAAGGATAAATATAAAAGCAAAAACAACAGAAGGTCTTTTTAAAAATTTTATTTTTTCCTACACAGTCCTTACAGCAAAATCCACTATTTAAAAATTTAAGGTTAAAATTCCCTCCTTGGTTGAATAAAAGATTTTTTCACCTACTTTAATATAAAAATTAATTCCGGTCTTGGCAATTTTTTCTAATATTTCTCTTAATTCCTTAAATTCTTTCTCATCAAGTATAAGATCAGGTTCAGGGATAAAGTTCTTTAAATCACCTGATAATATTTTTATGTTCTTGATTAAAGGTTCAATATTTTCTTCTTTTATTCTAAATCCGCAGGCAAAGGGATGCCCCCCAAATTCTTCAAATAAAAAGGAGATTTCCCTTAATAACTTCAAAACAGAAAGAGGCGGTTTTGATCTCGCTTCACCTATCCATTCATTATTTTTTCTTGTTATGCATATTGAAGGAAAATTATTTTCCTTTAAAAATCTTCCTGCTATCCATCCTGCATATCTTGGATTTATTTTTTTTGATATAATAAAGTTTATGTTATTTTCAGTATAAATTGAATTTTTTGAAATAAAAAGAGATTCTTCAAAATTTCTTTGCTCTTCAATATAAGTTGAAATTATTTCTCTCATTATTTTCTTTTTTCCTAAAACCTCAGTTTCTCTTAAAAAATCTAAAATTAAGTGAGTACCATTCCTTGCAGGAATAAGGGGGATAATCTTTGATATTTCCTTGAACTGGGGAGGTTTCATATTTACCTCATTAAAAATTTTATAAATTTCAGTTTCTGGGAAAATGGTTTCACTTTTATTTAAAACATACTGGTTTACTGAGCAAATAGGAACTTTATCTGACAAAACAGAGAGTCCTGATAGATAAACAAAATCAAAAAATTTCTTTTCTTTCCATAAATTTTCTTCAAATTTTTTAAAAAGCAAAATAAAAACCAAAACACCATTAGATAAAAAGGGAAACCCTTTTCCCTTAAAAGGATGTATTAAATTTTCCTCTTCAAAATTACCTTCAAAATGATGGTCAATAACAAAAACATCAAAGCCAAGTTCTCTTAAGTGTTTAATCTCCATTATGTTTGAAAGACCGCAATCAACCGTTATTAAAAAATCAAAATTTTCACTTTTTAACCTTTCAATAACACTGTCAGATATTCCGTATG from candidate division WOR-3 bacterium harbors:
- the ispF gene encoding 2-C-methyl-D-erythritol 2,4-cyclodiphosphate synthase, producing MRDTSFILLGAGKGKRFGKPKISLKLNNKPLYLFLINKLSNLKFIGEIILVCPKQFVKDIKKEIEKENYKLKIKVVEGGKTRCLSMEKGVKNASYNYVFIHDLARPFFSLKLLSKMREKLSEKEIIVPFYNPSDTVFYENEKIEREKIKLIHTPQATKKDLILKALQKTKRRDFPDESTLLKEVLNISPFFIKDSFFNFKITFDEDLINMQEFLNLFSFKIGFGFDSHKLVKGKGSLYIGGLSVKRGIFALGHSDGDALIHSLCDALLGVLGKGDIGDFFPDKDERWKGKSSKIFLKKIMNLFKNEGYDIINVDITILLDEPKLGEKKKKIRENLAKIMKIEPGRINIKAKTTEGLFKNFIFSYTVLTAKSTI
- a CDS encoding DHH family phosphoesterase; this translates as MEGNDLIKRLIENPKLLSPDLEPSFYEYENIERFFEILKEKSEIGEKLLVIGHEDVDGIASLLGIEILLKEMELNFNPYLPSRENESYGISDSVIERLKSENFDFLITVDCGLSNIMEIKHLRELGFDVFVIDHHFEGNFEEENLIHPFKGKGFPFLSNGVLVFILLFKKFEENLWKEKKFFDFVYLSGLSVLSDKVPICSVNQYVLNKSETIFPETEIYKIFNEVNMKPPQFKEISKIIPLIPARNGTHLILDFLRETEVLGKKKIMREIISTYIEEQRNFEESLFISKNSIYTENNINFIISKKINPRYAGWIAGRFLKENNFPSICITRKNNEWIGEARSKPPLSVLKLLREISFLFEEFGGHPFACGFRIKEENIEPLIKNIKILSGDLKNFIPEPDLILDEKEFKELREILEKIAKTGINFYIKVGEKIFYSTKEGILTLNF